GGTGGGGCTTGTTCGATAACGAACTGTACGTAGAACATGGTGAACGTCGCTATGGGCCGTTTCTGCCTGTGGATGGCCCAATCCCCCTACATCGCTACCGTAGTTTTAAGAAAACACGAACACAGAAACGGGCTGACCGAATTGAATCTTTGGCTAAACAGTTGTCTTTACCGAACTCTGTGATTGGTAAAGGCAACCCGCCTGAATTCGGGAGTAGTACAACCCAACTAAAGGTGCAGCCTTTTGTAGACCCCAATCCATTTCAAGAACTGACATTCAGCACGGTGATTGCAGCCAAATTAGCGATCGCCGATTATTTGGCACGCCCATTAGCCAAACTCACCCCTGAACAAATGGCTTATATTAATGCGGTTCTGGTGTCTACTCTCAATAAGCAGGAGGTAATGAAACAAATTCGAGATTTCTTTAACCCATTATCAGGTACGAGCCATGTTGAGTGATGTCATGACTTATTTTGGACTTAAACGTACCTTAGATCATGTGGGCTATTTTGAGACCCAAGAACAGACAAATCTATTCAAAGAACTCAAACCCCAAATTAGGCAAGGTCGTTTGATTGCTCTAACAGGTGTTGTTGGTTGTGGTAAAACAACGACTTTACAACGACTGCAATTAGAATTGTCCTCCGAAAAAGACATTATTATTTCTCGTTGCCTTGCAATTGACAAAGATAAGGTCAGTGTCGGGGTTTTGATGAGTGCTTTGTTTTGCGATTTAAGTACAGAAAAGGACGCTAAACCACCGACCCAACCAGAACTCAGAGAACGAAAATTCTTAGCTTTAATTCAAAAATGCCGTAAGCCTGTAGTGCTTTTTGTGGATGAAGCTCATGACATTCATCACGGTACGTTAGTCAAAATTAAGCGTTTAATTGAATTGGTACGCCAGAATGGTTGCACTTTATCTGTAGTGCTGCTGGGACATCCCAAATTGAAAAATGATTTGCGTCGACCATCTTTGGAAGAGATTGGTGCTAGAACCAATATTTTTAGTTTAGAAGGTATTAGAGGACATCAAGTTGAGTATATAAAATGGCTGTTGAGCGAGTGTATTCACGATGATTATCTGCCTGAAGATTTGATTACCAATGAGGCAATTGCATTTTTGGCAGAACGATTGACGACTCCATTGCAAATCGAACATTATTTGCAGAGGGCTTTTGAAGACGCTTATCAAGCAGCAACGAAGCCTGTCACTCTTGGTATGGCTGAAGCTGTCTTGACTGTGGGACTTAACGATTTAGAACCTCGCTTAATACGGCATGGTTACACGAAGACAGTACTAGCTGAGTTATTAAATATACGAGTAAGCGAGGTAAATTCTTTTTTACACGCTCAGTTGCCTCCTGGTCGAACCCAAGATTTGAGAGACCAGATGTTAAAAATTGGAATTCCCTTGTATGCGTCAGAGGGAAATTAAATTAATTCAAGAAATACTCCATATAGAGTTTTTCTGTTTTATTTGTGTTCAGTTTATATCTAAATAAATAGACATATATGTCCAGCATAAAAGTTCGTATAATCTGGACACATTGAGAGCCATATTTCCTGTATTCCAGACACAGAAAGGGTTACGGCTTATTTGCAGTTAATGTGGTTTGAAAACCCTTGTTTGCAGTTTGAAAATTATGTTTGCAGTTTCATTTGCAATTATTGTGGTTTTGAGACCACCCTTATTTGCAGAGAATGTGGTTTCAAAATCGCCTTGTTTGCGGTTTAAAGCGTTTATGTTTGCAGTTCGCTACACATAAACTTCTCTGTAAAAACATGAATCTTTCTTTTTCGGAACTTGCTACCATGTAAGCTGTCTATGTAACAATACCGAACCACCTATACAGTAACCGGGGCATTGAATCTATCAAGCCCCATATAAATTTATAGCGCTTTGCTGCTACTGCTCTGTTGTAAAAACTTGAGAGCAGTAGCAGCATTCTCAATCAGTAATAGCAAAGCGCTCGCGCTTTGTCCGAACGGATAGATACCGCGCATCCAGTTTGTGGTGTCCATCAACATGAAGCCTGATAAAATCAAGAGCGAAAAAAAGTTCATTGATGATGAGCCAGGGGTAAGGGATGTCAGCCAAAAGCGAAGTCACAATAAAATTTAGCGGCTCACTGCCAACAGCTACACCAGCAGCGAACAAAAAAGTGGAAATCGAGTTCACTGATCAGAACGGTATAGTCTTCACCGCTCAAGTTAATGCCAAAAGCTTCTCGTTTGGCTGAAACTAGCGCCTCGGAATTTGCAGACTGGGCTGGGGCAGTTTCGGGCAAGCTTGGTCAAAGAACTCCTAACGGGTTTGAAGTGATTGACGCTGGGATTCAAATTTTCGAGAAAAAAGCAAAGGAAGTCAAACCAGATGTAGCTGCGGCTGATGCTGGCGCAAGTTAATAGATATGTCTCTTGCATTCATGTTCAATGAAAGAAGAGCGGGGATGCTAAGGCATTTGTTCATCTTTGGGTATAAGCTGCCATTAAAGATACTTAAGGCTTTTGAAGTAGATTGAAAGAAGAATATCTTAGTGGGAGCCGCAGTTTAGGCAGGAGGCAGAGGGCAGAAGGCATTCGTGAAGAATTTGAACGGGGCTTTAACCCCGCCCAATTCTTGGCCACCTTTAGCAGAGATTATGGTGGGGGACGTAAGAACATGTTCCCTAGCGATCACGGGCTTTAGCGCAAAACAGTATTCCTTCTGCCTCCTGCCTCCTGCCCTCTGCCTTTCTTGTTGAAATGCCATTGGTATGCCAGCCAGATGCCATAATTGTGGCATCTGGCGAGCGATTTTATTGCTTTTGCTAAAGCCTTCTCAAGTAACTAGCAACTTGGGTTATTAAGATTAAACCATTCCCGTCAGCCAGGATTAAAAAATTCTCCATGAATAGGGCGAACATAATCACAGTAGGCTTGGTATGCTTTTTCAGGACTGTCAAAATCGCCAATGATAATTGGTTTTTTATTGAGCGTAGTTTGCGCTCTAAATTTGAGCGGCGATTTTTTGACGACACCTTTAAATCCAGATTTGTTATTGCAGTGCTTACCCCTAGACATCTGAGCTTGTTGTTTGGTTACAGCTCGAAGATTTGAGCGACGATTATCCCCTTTAATTCCATTGAGGTGTAGGATCGTCAGTTTAGTATCAAGCCCCATTCTTTGGGCTATAACATTATGAAAAAAAATAGTTTGTTGTTTTCCAAACTTATCCCTAGCGCTGTTTCGTCGCATAAAACCATCATGATCAATCCTCCACCTAAAATTTTCAATTAAGTCCTGATCCTCTTCGCTATAAAAAGCTATTCTTACAATGCCTTTTTTGTTTTTATAAATAAACTCTGGCATAATCAAACAATTTCGATTACTTGGGAAGTTAGAGATTTATTAGAAATTAACACAACTGGATTATCCAGGGTCAACGCAAGAAAATTTCTACTTAGATAATGATTCATGACTAAATATGTACTCGGTATTGAGCCGAGATATGCGGCTCAAGTTTATCCATTATCTCTCTAGGTTAAAGTTTAGCAGGCGATCACTGACACTAACATCACGGTTATTCAGTACTTATTTAGTACTGAAATAGTGTAATATTAGAACCATTTCAATACTACTTGAGTACCATGATTGTCGTTATAGGCGGCATCAAAGGCGGGGCTGGCAAGAGTACTGTAGCCGCCAACCTAGCGGCTCGGCGCGTAGCAGACGGTTACGATGTGTTGCTCGTGGATGGCGACGAGCAAGAGACAACCACCCTTTGGGCTTCAACCCGCAGCGAACATTACCCTGAAGGTAGCCAAAAACTGACCTGTGTACAGCTTCGCGGCAGAGCAGCCAGAGATGAAGTTTTAAAATTAGCTCCCCGTTATCAAGATGTAATTATTGACGTAGGTGGGCGCGATACAACCACTCAAAGGGCGGCGTTAACCGTTGCTCATCTTGTTCTGTTACCTATTCCACCGCGAGGGCCTGATATTTGGACATTAGAGAAGGTGGCAGCACTTTTAGAAGAAGTGCGAACTGTCAACCCAGACCTCAAAGCCTGGGCGTTCCTTAATCGTGCCGACGCATCCGGGCGGGATAACGAGGATGCAATGCAAATCATTCAGGAGACTCCAGGAATTGATTTGATTTCACCAAGGCTTGGAGATAGAAAATCTTTTCCCAATGCCCATACACAAGGCTTGGCTGTAACTGAACTTAAGCCACGCGATCCAAAGGCGGTTCAGGAGTTAGAGGTACTATATCAGTACTGCTTTAGTACTAAAATAGTATCCAATCAGGATAATAAAGGTACAAAATGACAATCAAGAAGCCAAGCCAGCCCAATGGTCAGCAGCCAAACCAAGTAGATATTGAGCGTGTGATTAATGCTGGCAGTCCGCCAACTCAAGCTGATGAAAAAGACGATACCTCCAAAGAAGTACGGTTTCAGATGGCGATACCAGACCAGTTGTGCAAGCTCATTGATAATGCACGCTCTTTGACTAAGACCAGCCGCCGGGCATGGCTGCTGACTGCTGCTATTGAAAAACTGGAACGGGAAGGACGGCTGTAGTTAATAGCAGTGTTGCAGCAGCTTACTTTGAGAAATTGTCCAACAACTTGTTGTAAAAATTCCTGGTTAACCTAACACAAGCGAGGGAGTTCGAGGCAAGAAAGAATTGTTGAAAATGTGGCGATGTTGCTAGAACTTGGGTAAGAGTATTAATTATCTACAGTTAGAAAATATGTATATCCAAATTAAACCAGAACTAGAGCAATTTATTCAAGCACAGCTTGCAACTGGTAGATTCACTAGTGCAGATGATGTCATAAATGAAGCCTTTAAGCTGCTACAAGAAAGAGAACAGCGAATTGAAGAATTACGGCAAAAAATTGCTGTAGGAACTGAACAAATTGCAGCAGGGCAAGTAACTGATGGCGAAGTTGTATTTGCCAAATTCCAAGAAAAAATTCATCAAATTGCTGAGGAGTCATCTGAATGAGCAATTATTCATTTTCAGATGCAGCAATTCAAGATTTAGATGAAATTTGTGAATATATTGCTCGCCGTCACCCAAAAGCAGCCAGTAAGCTTTTTGATGATATTCGTCAAAAATGTAAATTAGTAGCTAGTTTTCCTAATATGGGCAAAAGTTATGGAAGACTTGTACCAAATCTGCGCGGTTTTGTTGTCGATGATTACATTATATTTTACTATCCAAAAGAGTCTGGAATTAGTATTACTCGTGTTGCAAATGGTTATCGAGATTTAGAATCTTTGTTTGTAGATTCAGAATAAAACTTTTAGCTATTGAATATTGACTGACTTCCATAGCGTATATTTTGAGTCTGCTGCTAATCGCGCTCTTTCAGAAGGTAAAATCGCTAATTTAGTACTGAAATGGTACTAAATTAGTACTAACGAGTTAGAAGCTGATTTTCATAAATTGCTGCGTTCTGAGATTAGCAAAGAAGAATATTCACTCTTACTTAGCGAAATTGTTGAAAAGCATAAAAATAGTTAACCACTTATCAACGTGCCTAAGTTATTTTTCTCTATTTGGAAGTGAAAGCTCTGACTGCGAGATCAGGAAATAGAAATTAGTTGATCTAAAGCTACAAGTGTATTTTTTAATCAAGACAACTTATTCTTGTTAATAAATCTTCTGCAAAAGCTATATAATTTTCTTTTGTCCTTTCGTAAATTTTTTGATTTCCTGAAATTGTATTCTTATCTTCATTGTCAACTATTGGTGAAGTTTTAGCTAATGCAGGAATCTTCCACATTGGTATTCTATATTTTTGCGCCATTACTGGTAATGTATTGTGAGTGTGCATTACCACTTGCTCTCCAATAGGAGTGTTCAACATTTTTTCAGTTAAATGCAGGCGAACCTCTGGTACTATATGCTTTTCAATAGTTTCAGGGATTTGTTTTGCATAATTAAATGCAGCTTGAGCTAAATTTAGTCTACTTTCTGCTAGACTAATGTTTTCAGACGTATATTTTTTAGCATTATATATTGTGAATCCCAAAAATCTTACAAAATTTTCAGGAAACATATTTCTTTTATCACCCATTAATGAGTAGATAGTGCGAAAATCGTTTTGCCATTCGAGTAAAGAATTACCAATATTTTTTATCCCATATAAAGAAAACATATCTGGTAAACAAGGTACTAGAAACCCATCTACAGTTGATATAATTACTTTGTTTAATGCTCCTAAACTTGGAGAGGTATCTATGATAACAAAATCATACTTTCTCTCAGACGCATATTTAACCGCTATTGTTCTTATCTGAGTTACAGTTCTAATTGACAAAGGTTCTTTGCTGTATAACCCATTCCAGCGTCTGGAAATTTGATTTTCATACTTATGTAATGTTAAACGTCCTGGAATTAAGTCTAAATTTTCATCAATTTTAATTGGAGGTGGTAGATGATCTAAATCTCTAGTACCATCTTCCGCGGGTTTTAAAATATAATGAATTGTTCTAGGACTACTATTAAAAAGCTCAAATTCCGCTTCAGTAAGTTTAATTCTATTTTCATTAAAATCATCAATAAATTTATTTTCTTGTTCCCAAATCTTATGTAATTCTTCAGTTTCAACACCATAGATTGTTAAATTACATTGAGGGTCAGAATCAATCATTAAAACTCTTTTCCCCATTAGTGCTAAAGCATGAGCTAAGTGATATGTAAGTGTTGTTTTACCAACTCCACCTTTATTATTAAATATAGAAATTATTTTCATTGAGATACACCTATAAATTTCAAAACTAAAACATTGGTTTATTCTATTTTACTGACGCAAACCCTATTGGTGCAAACTTTGCTGAAGCAAAATTCTGGAAGACGACCATGCCCAACGGAGAAATAAAATTTAATTATTAAATAATTCCAGATAGTTTCTTTATTAGCGCTATCTCGCCAAACTTAGCCATAGTCAAACTTTTACAAATCCCCCCAATCGAAATTCAGGAAGCGTCGAGCATTCAGCTTGGTATATTTTTCAGTATGTTTGATATCACGGTGTCCCAGGAAGTCTTGAATTTCTCTAGTGTTGTAACCCTGATTCACCAGATAGTAACCGCAGGCATGGCGCATCATGTGACAGTGAACTTTGATATCAAGCCCAGCCTGTGCCGCCAGTCGCCCAAGCAGCTTTCGCACCGCATCAGTGGACATCACCTCACCGCGTTCGGAAACGAAAATATATTTACCCTGGGGCAACATCTCTCTGAGTTCTTTAAGCAAAACTAATTCATCGTCTCTCAAGGGATGCACGCCAGAATCACTGCCCTTTTCCCTGGTGATGAAAATCTGACGTTCGCCCCACATTACTGCATCCCATCTTAAACCGCACTTAGCCCCTACAGCTTCCCCTACCCTCAGACCGTGGCGAAACATGAGCAACATCAGTGTATAATCACGGTGAGCATAACGAGCTTTGCGATCGAGCGCAGCATCAAGAAGACTTCGCACCTCGCTTGGTGTAAGGTATTCTCTAGACCTGTAATGCTTGTTAGGTAAACGGATTGGGGGTGGCGGCCTCATTTACTCTCGCTGGTAGTGTCCGGTGTACACGGTATATTATGGACAGTCTACTACGCCACGATCCCTATTATTTCGTTGAGAGACGCGCAACTCAAGAGTTATTGCAAATACTTCTCAATTGATAAATACCTCCATCTTGGATCAATGCCAAATAGTCAGTCTGCGATTGCGCGATCGGGCAGCGTCTTCTTGCGATCGCGGTCATTCTCCAAGCCATGACTGAAGATGGGGTCATGACGAAATACATGTAAAAACGGACACGTTGTAAAGAATAATTACAGAAAGCACTTTCTCAATTTACTAACTTGCCCAAAAATGATAAAAAAGCTTTTTAGATTTTTGACAGTAGAATCGACTTTTTACCCTTGCGACTTCATCAAACTTGCCCATAAATGATTGTTTTAGGGAATGTTTTGCTCTCTTGACAATACTGAAGTTGGATGTTTCAACATCGAATAATCAAGGGTTTTGAGACTCTGAGTTACAAAAGTTTACAACGTGGGTCTTTTTACACGTATTTCGTCATACCCCCATTACGGGGACATTACAATGAACCGAGAAGAGTTTGAGGCTCTGATTACACGTAATAGCCCAAAAGTGTAGCGCAACTATATATGATGTGAAGAATGGCGCTCATTGAGGCTGGGAGCGCTTAAGATATGAGCCTTTGGAAGTTTTTGCTACCTAAAAGTTATAGTCACTCAAATAATTGTTATGCCGGGAACAAAGCAGTATGACATTTAGCACCATTGTCGCATTATTCAGTGCGATGGTTATTCTGGCTTCTATTCCCAGTGTTAGTGTATTAGCTCTTTACCCTTGTTAGTATCAATGCCTGCGTTAAAATATCTTTATTCTAAAAGAATGTAGAGCGGCGGCAAAAGTTTTCAGTCTGCTAATTGTAGGTCACTACAACTAGGTGTTACACAGCACAACATACATATTGACAGTTGTGTAGTCTTCCAGACCAGGAACTTTATTCAGAAGGCGAAACAATGGCATAAGCCGGGAAGCCTCTTGAACAGCATTTACGGTTTCGCTAACAATTTCAAATCCGGCTTGTTCAAAGGCTTGCAGAAAGTCGCGGCGCTTGAATTTATTGAGTCCAAGGTCATACATCGAATGACACTTAACTCCCGGATGGTGTCTATTATAAGCAGCCACAACACGCGCATCGCCAAGAATGAGATGCGCCCACGGTAGCTTCAAGCGGTTTCCAATTGCGTGGAATCCATGATCGCCAAAGGGGCTGTAGTAAAGTGGACTAAAACCAGTTATCAGTAAACCACCTTCCCGCAGAACCCGTTTTACTGAGAGAAGAACTTGATCTAGGTTCATAATATGTTCAAAAGTGTCTTTGGAAATTACGAAATCGACCTTGCCCTCAAGTGCCATCTCGTTAATATCCAAGTGATGAAACTCTATCCTGTTGGCGATATTAGGAAAGCGTTCCGCTACGATCCGATTGGCAAATTCGATGCGGTTACCAATGAGGTCAAGACCAATCACCCGCTGCGCTCCCGAAATAGCTGCATCGATGCACAGTGCCCCATGTCCACAGCCAATTTCAAGAACGACTTTTCCGGAGAAGTCCGGACGACCGCCTAGACGACGCCAGTACTTCTGTGAATCGAGAACTTGTTTCTCGAAGTATCTGAGGGATGCGGCCTCATCTTCTACAGCAAAGTTATTTTCATTAAATTTGTAAGCTGCACACGAATCTGTAAAAGTTTCCTTATTCATCAATTTACTTCCAAATCAACAATACAATATTTAATTAAAAAGGCTTTAATCCTACAAATTAGTTGGGTATTATGCTGTTGCTGCTTCTGCAAAAAAAGTAATGGAAGAAAATTAAAATCTTATATCTAAATTAATGTTAACCATGTAAGCGTTTATTAACATTATATTTGCTGTAAGCAGCAAATCATACTGTATCATACTGTGGTGTTTAAAATTTGTAAATAAAAAATAAATTTTTCGGCTCAAAGCAGTTTCATTTTAAATAATTTTGACTTTGGACAAAAAAGCTTTGTTCGCATAAACTTTAAGCGAACAAAGCGAATGATTAATCTTGTTTATAGTTTTCCGCCTCTTTTATCAAATCTGATGATTGTACTAGTCAGAGACTTCAGTAGATAGAGTCATATAAAAACTTATGTCTTTTAGTGATATTACTTATTTGAAAAAGAAGGAAGAAGTTCGGAGTTCTACGGAAGAAGGATGAATTTGGATGAGGATTCAGACCTCACCCAAATAGATACTGCTGAATTGAAAATTCAGCAGGGGATTCAAACCCAAGTTCGCTTTGGTCACTATAAGTCAGAGAAAACAAGAACTTCTTCCTTCTTCCCTCTGACTTCTGACTTCGTTGAATTGGGACAAAAATTGTAAGAAAAGCGTATTAATTTATTAATTTCGCTTGCTTTAGCACGGGTATAAAAAAAGCATAGCCACCAGAACCCCAACACATAGTAATATCAACGACAAAGTATCTTTGGGCAAATACTGATGGCTATGGCGAAATTTAATAACAATCAATTAATACTCCCGGTTCGCCCATTTAAAAATGAGTTAGGAAAAGCAAATATACCGAAAGGGATATTCCCAAAAATGAGTAAGTATGAGTTCGGAATTATGACAACTGAACTCATAATCGGAAATGAACGAGTCGATGATATACCCCTACTGGTGACACAAATAGAACAGATGGGTGTACAGAAGCTAATTTTTCTACACTAAAGAGGCTGGCACTTATTTATAGACCCGTGCCAAGTGCTGATGAGGAAATTTTTACAAGAGCTAATGCCTTATGGCTCTTGTAGAACCAGTTTTAATTGCCGCGTTACACGTATGAGCCATTACGTGTAATCAGAGCCTCAAAGTATTCTCGCTTCACTCATGTCCCCCAAGGCTTTTGAGCTATTCAGTTCAAAGCGTTTCTTGCTTGTTTCTTAGTCAAAGCTACAGCCGTACTTGTAAACGCCTGTATACGGGTGTAGATAACCCAGTTAGCGCTTGTGCCGCGACGCTATATCTAGGCCGACTAAGGGCTAGTCTAGAAAAGTCTTTTGAAGTTACGGGGATGCCTGCAAACTCTCAGGTAAACAAAAGATGAGCGGCTCTGGTATGCCATCTCCAAGAGCGACCGCATAAACTTTGTAAAATCCTTTGTCCTCTTCTGAATTTCTGGTAATGTAGTCGCCAACTCTAGGAACAGTCGCAAATTCTCCCTGCCAAGTGTCGGCTACCCCAGCAAAGTCTTCTATAGTGAGCAAGACTTTTACATTGGTCTTTATCATTCGATTTCCTGGTAACTTCTGGAAATTCTAGTATAAATTTTGCGGTAGCGACTACTAACTGGTAAATCTAAGCCAGGAAGTTACCCCTCTTGGCATCACCGTGCCAACTTCCATGCATTTACAATAAAAAATCCCTCGTCGGGGCACAAGGGGTTTTACATTTATTGGAGAAGGTTCTAATTTTTCTGAAATTGGATAATTGTCAATTTTAAACTAAAAATAAATCAGCCCTGATGCTGGAATCTATCCTCGGCTGATTTATTTTTTACTGCATACTTGGCTGTGACAGTATGAATAAGGCATCACAAATCAGTCAGATCAGACTCAGGAATTAAGGCATTTTCTGCCTCATCGGGAATGATGATGTTATACAGCGATATTTCAGCGTCATTCAGTTCCCCAAAAATATCATCCAATATTTCGTTTGTTTTGCTTGGATCTGTTCCAAGCTCCTCTAAGTTCTCAGACAGGAAGTAAATATCCTCATGCTTTTCAACAATCTCAACTGCTTCTTGAAATTCTTCATCCCCTTCGATATCCACTGACTCAGGGTTTGAACGCAATTCTTCTAATCTCACTTTTATCACGGCGATCGCATCAAGCGTTTCTTGGGCTTCATGAGGAAGAGTGATCTCAATAACGTCGCCTTCGTCTTTATATATCGCCATAATCAAATTCCCTTTTTGTTGACATACCACTACTGTAAAACAGCAGATGATTTGACTTTTACGTATGTATAAGTGAGTTGTAACCTTTCGTTACCACCCTAAAAGTCTCTCTACTTCACCAGAAGACAGAAGCCAGCCCTCGGTAACAAAACGAGGTCAACAAATGTACTGCACTCCCATGCAATCACGTCAAATCTCGCCACTATTTCAAATACCGTAATATGCTAATTGCTACTGGCGAGATTTACCCTGTCGCAGTTTGGCGAGAATCAAAACAGCTTGTCAACGTACTCTTGTAGGTCACTGCGTTTAACTCGCCATCCCTTGCCAATTACTTTGGCTTTTAACTCGCCTTTAGTAATTGCATCTCGCAGGAATTCTCTAGACAACCCAGTTAGCGCTTGTGCCTCTGCAATAGTCAGTAGCAACTTATCGGCAATCGGCACTACTGGCTGATTGTCGCCCCTACCAAGTAGCCCTTCAATGATTGAGGATAACTTATCAATAACCCCAATCTCGCCAAACTCCGCAATCTCGCCAGAAGAACGCACTAATTTATCTGTCTGTGGCTGTTGCTCTGTCGCTATTTGACGAGATTCAAAGGCTGGTTTTACGGTCGGTTGGTTCAGTTCTGACTTGAATGCTTCCAGTTCGGCGGGGTCAAAGTTGGCAGTCGGGCGAGTTTTCCCTTTCTCGTACTTAACGCTGATTCGCCCTTGTTGTACGTAGCGTTCTAAAGCCCTAACACTGACACCCAAGTAATCTGCTGCTTCCTGCTTATTCATAAATCTCGCCAAATATCGTAACTCGCCAAAATCCTATCAGTGATTGGCGAGTTTTGGCGAGATTGAGAAAACCATTATTCCTCAGATGTGCCTACGCTATATCTCCCCTAAAATATAGGACTAGGTGCTATACTTTAACCCAAGAGACTATAAAATGAAAATTTACAAAAACCGTACTTTTGACCGTTGGGCGCGAAAGGAAGGGTTAAACAATCTTAGTCTCTGTAACGCTGTAAACGAAATGGCAGCAGGGCTTTATGATGCTGACCTGGGAGGTGGACTGTTTAAAAAACGCATAGCAAAACCAGGGAAGGGTAAGAGTGGTGGATTTCGGACACTAGTAGCTACTAATAATGAAGATCGTTGGTTTTTTATTTTTGGCTTTTCAAAAAACGAACGCAGCAACATTGACAAAGATGAAGAATCAGCTCTGAAAATGTTATCCAAGCAATTACTTGCTTATACACCAGAAGAACTTGAGCAAGCAAAAAATAGTAATGCGTTAATAGAGGTGATTTGTAATGCGTCAGAAGAAATCAGCAATTCTTGAAGCAGTTCATGAGACAGCAGAAGACCTACACAAAGCTGGGCTAATGAATCAAACTACATTGCGCGAATTTGAACACCTATGTCTACCTCCTATTGAGCCTCTAGAACCATTGCAAATTAAAGAAATACGGGAATCATCTCAAGTCAGTCAAGCTGTTTTTGCACGTATTTTGAATATAAGTCCTTCAACAGTTCAAAAATGGGAAATAGGACAAAAGCGGCCTAGTGGAGCATCTCTTAAGCTACTGCATTTAGTAAAGAATCGTGGGTTAAACAGTGTGCTGTATTAAAAACCCCAAACTAAGAAAATCCCGTCCCGAATTTCTTACTTTTATTTGTCACAGCCCAGACTTATCAATAATTTTGACAGCCAATGCTGCGTAGCTTTATTATGCAGTCGCACCTGACCAGCAATTATCCCAGCCGCGACCGCCTAAACTTCTTGCTCGGTCGAAGTGATCTATTAAAATTGCATTAGTTATAAATCAATTAGAACGCATTTTTTCGATATCTTCCATGTATTCAATAACCTGGGGTTTATGCTTAGAGCATAAATTTATTGCTGCATTTATGACTGTAGCTGTTTGCATTCTATTCCAGACTTTAGCAGAGTCTTTTGAGACACCATCTCTAGTAACACTATTAGCTGCTTCCTGAGAAGATGCCCAAATAATATCTTTAACGGTTTTTCGATTATCTAAATTTTTACAATGTAAGTATCCTTGCTCTAATAATATTTTATCTGGAAATGCTTGTAACAAAGGGACTGATTTAAGCTGCTTCAAATACTCTGCTTCTAGATTTTGATTTTTTTGTTGCTGATTTTCTATTGATGGTATACAACCTGATATAGTAATTGCAATTGCAAATAAAACAGAAATTTTTTTTATCATAAGTCTCTCAAAATACTCATCAAAGTTAATAAATTTATTGAGTTACATTCTTTTACAAATTCAGTCAAAATATTTCTAAAAATTTCCCCTAATCATTACTGCATAAAAAATTGAGAACAAAATTTTTATGCAGTAAACAATTCATGA
This region of Nostoc flagelliforme CCNUN1 genomic DNA includes:
- a CDS encoding ExeA family protein, encoding MLSDVMTYFGLKRTLDHVGYFETQEQTNLFKELKPQIRQGRLIALTGVVGCGKTTTLQRLQLELSSEKDIIISRCLAIDKDKVSVGVLMSALFCDLSTEKDAKPPTQPELRERKFLALIQKCRKPVVLFVDEAHDIHHGTLVKIKRLIELVRQNGCTLSVVLLGHPKLKNDLRRPSLEEIGARTNIFSLEGIRGHQVEYIKWLLSECIHDDYLPEDLITNEAIAFLAERLTTPLQIEHYLQRAFEDAYQAATKPVTLGMAEAVLTVGLNDLEPRLIRHGYTKTVLAELLNIRVSEVNSFLHAQLPPGRTQDLRDQMLKIGIPLYASEGN
- a CDS encoding HNH endonuclease: MPEFIYKNKKGIVRIAFYSEEDQDLIENFRWRIDHDGFMRRNSARDKFGKQQTIFFHNVIAQRMGLDTKLTILHLNGIKGDNRRSNLRAVTKQQAQMSRGKHCNNKSGFKGVVKKSPLKFRAQTTLNKKPIIIGDFDSPEKAYQAYCDYVRPIHGEFFNPG
- a CDS encoding AAA family ATPase translates to MIVVIGGIKGGAGKSTVAANLAARRVADGYDVLLVDGDEQETTTLWASTRSEHYPEGSQKLTCVQLRGRAARDEVLKLAPRYQDVIIDVGGRDTTTQRAALTVAHLVLLPIPPRGPDIWTLEKVAALLEEVRTVNPDLKAWAFLNRADASGRDNEDAMQIIQETPGIDLISPRLGDRKSFPNAHTQGLAVTELKPRDPKAVQELEVLYQYCFSTKIVSNQDNKGTK
- a CDS encoding type II toxin-antitoxin system ParD family antitoxin, giving the protein MYIQIKPELEQFIQAQLATGRFTSADDVINEAFKLLQEREQRIEELRQKIAVGTEQIAAGQVTDGEVVFAKFQEKIHQIAEESSE
- a CDS encoding type II toxin-antitoxin system RelE/ParE family toxin, encoding MSNYSFSDAAIQDLDEICEYIARRHPKAASKLFDDIRQKCKLVASFPNMGKSYGRLVPNLRGFVVDDYIIFYYPKESGISITRVANGYRDLESLFVDSE
- a CDS encoding ParA family protein, producing the protein MKIISIFNNKGGVGKTTLTYHLAHALALMGKRVLMIDSDPQCNLTIYGVETEELHKIWEQENKFIDDFNENRIKLTEAEFELFNSSPRTIHYILKPAEDGTRDLDHLPPPIKIDENLDLIPGRLTLHKYENQISRRWNGLYSKEPLSIRTVTQIRTIAVKYASERKYDFVIIDTSPSLGALNKVIISTVDGFLVPCLPDMFSLYGIKNIGNSLLEWQNDFRTIYSLMGDKRNMFPENFVRFLGFTIYNAKKYTSENISLAESRLNLAQAAFNYAKQIPETIEKHIVPEVRLHLTEKMLNTPIGEQVVMHTHNTLPVMAQKYRIPMWKIPALAKTSPIVDNEDKNTISGNQKIYERTKENYIAFAEDLLTRISCLD
- a CDS encoding tyrosine-type recombinase/integrase translates to MRPPPPIRLPNKHYRSREYLTPSEVRSLLDAALDRKARYAHRDYTLMLLMFRHGLRVGEAVGAKCGLRWDAVMWGERQIFITREKGSDSGVHPLRDDELVLLKELREMLPQGKYIFVSERGEVMSTDAVRKLLGRLAAQAGLDIKVHCHMMRHACGYYLVNQGYNTREIQDFLGHRDIKHTEKYTKLNARRFLNFDWGDL
- a CDS encoding SAM-dependent methyltransferase; its protein translation is MNKETFTDSCAAYKFNENNFAVEDEAASLRYFEKQVLDSQKYWRRLGGRPDFSGKVVLEIGCGHGALCIDAAISGAQRVIGLDLIGNRIEFANRIVAERFPNIANRIEFHHLDINEMALEGKVDFVISKDTFEHIMNLDQVLLSVKRVLREGGLLITGFSPLYYSPFGDHGFHAIGNRLKLPWAHLILGDARVVAAYNRHHPGVKCHSMYDLGLNKFKRRDFLQAFEQAGFEIVSETVNAVQEASRLMPLFRLLNKVPGLEDYTTVNMYVVLCNT